One region of Lepeophtheirus salmonis unplaced genomic scaffold, UVic_Lsal_1.4 unplaced_contig_906_pilon, whole genome shotgun sequence genomic DNA includes:
- the LOC121122870 gene encoding mitogen-activated protein kinase 1 isoform X1: MQNNFDDLNTNKTFCFEQLSMAVEKNPSDILFDDGGDSSSCIMKFNGKNITMKEGEETSNEVNIKSTGKSESIMEESKDEAASGIKSSPLPVITTNSKNREIRGHEFKVGPRYKSFRFLGEGAYGVVVSAVDTITDNKVAIKKLSPFEHQTYCQRTLREVKILTRFQHENIIDLKDIILGYGKNSAPKDLYLVQTLMQCDLLKLLRSQKLSGDHVCYFLYQVLRGLKYIHSANVLHRDLKPSNLLLNANCDLKICDFGLSRIADPEYDHAGCLTEYVATRWYRAPEVMLDAKCYTKAMDMWSVGCIFAEMMSNRPLFPGRNYLDQITKIQEVLGSPKSEDVEFIRNAKAKSFVSNLPQRSRVDWDIMFPKAETDALDLLNQLLAFNPNKRIGAVDALSHAYLKNYYDPTDEPSANKPFTFDMEFDDLPVQKLTEYIVAEAEDFNKQIGNPIIVKAEENSQC; this comes from the exons ATGCAAAATAACTTCGATGATCTAAATACCAACAAGACCTTCTGCTTCGAACAACTGTCCATGGCAGTTGAAAAGAACCCATCTGATATCTTGTTTGATGATGGAg GGGATTCAAGTTCATGCATAATGAAATTCAATGGGAAGAACATTACGATGAAGGAAGGGGAAGAGACAAGCAATGAAGTCAACATAAAGTCTACTGGAAAGAGTGAATCAATAATGGAGGAATCAAAGGATGAGGCGGCGAGTGGTATTAAGAGCAGTCCCCTTCCAGTCATAACAACTAACAGCAAAAACAGAGAGATTCGTGGACACGAATTCAAA GTTGGACCAAGATATAAATCATTTCGCTTCCTTGGAGAAGGAGCCTATGGCGTCGTAGTCTCAGCAGTGGACACGATCACAGATAACAAAGTAGCTATAAAGAAACTCTCTCCTTTTGAGCATCAAACTTACTGTCAGAGAACGCTACGTGAAGTCAAAATTTTAACGCGATTCCAACATGagaatattattgatttaaaggACATCATTCTGGGTTATGGAAAGAACTCAGCTCCCAAG gaTCTTTATCTAGTACAAACACTCATGCAATGTGACTTGCTGAAACTCCTACGGAGTCAAAAGCTCAGTGGTGACCATGTATGCTATTTCCTATATCAAGTTCTACGTGGACTTAAATATATCCATTCGGCAAATGTCCTACATCGGGATCTGAAACCTTCCAATCTTTTACTCAATGCCAATTGCGATCTTAAAATTTGTGACTTTGGACTTTCAAGAATTGCTGATCCAGAGTATGATCATGCTGGTTGTCTTACAGAATACGTTGCTACTAGGTGGTATAGAGCACCAGAAGTTATGTTGGATGCCAAg TGCTACACTAAGGCCATGGATATGTGGAGTGTTGGATGCATATTCGCGGAAATGATGTCAAATAGACCCCTTTTCCCTGGAAGAAACTATTTGGATCAAATCACAAAGATCCAAGAGGTCTTGGGATCTCCAAAGTCCGAAGACGTCGAATTTATTCGTAATGCAAAGGCCAAGTCATTTGTATCAAATCTCCCACAACGTTCGCGCGTTGATTGGGACATTATGTTCCCCAAGGCTGAGACGGATGCTCTGGATCTCTTGAATCAACTCCTTGCTTTTAATCCCAATAAAAGGATTGGAGCTGTGGATGCACTCTCCCATGCATATCTTAAGAACTACTATGATCCAACAGATGAACCTTCAGCTAATAAGCCTTTTACATTCGACATGGAATTTGATGATTTACCTGTTCAAAAACTCACAGAGTATATTGTTGCAGAAGCAGAGGACTTTAATAAGCAAATTGGCAATCCAATTATTGTAAAAGCTGAGGAAAACAGTCAGTGCTAA
- the LOC121122870 gene encoding mitogen-activated protein kinase 1 isoform X2: MKFNGKNITMKEGEETSNEVNIKSTGKSESIMEESKDEAASGIKSSPLPVITTNSKNREIRGHEFKVGPRYKSFRFLGEGAYGVVVSAVDTITDNKVAIKKLSPFEHQTYCQRTLREVKILTRFQHENIIDLKDIILGYGKNSAPKDLYLVQTLMQCDLLKLLRSQKLSGDHVCYFLYQVLRGLKYIHSANVLHRDLKPSNLLLNANCDLKICDFGLSRIADPEYDHAGCLTEYVATRWYRAPEVMLDAKCYTKAMDMWSVGCIFAEMMSNRPLFPGRNYLDQITKIQEVLGSPKSEDVEFIRNAKAKSFVSNLPQRSRVDWDIMFPKAETDALDLLNQLLAFNPNKRIGAVDALSHAYLKNYYDPTDEPSANKPFTFDMEFDDLPVQKLTEYIVAEAEDFNKQIGNPIIVKAEENSQC, encoded by the exons ATGAAATTCAATGGGAAGAACATTACGATGAAGGAAGGGGAAGAGACAAGCAATGAAGTCAACATAAAGTCTACTGGAAAGAGTGAATCAATAATGGAGGAATCAAAGGATGAGGCGGCGAGTGGTATTAAGAGCAGTCCCCTTCCAGTCATAACAACTAACAGCAAAAACAGAGAGATTCGTGGACACGAATTCAAA GTTGGACCAAGATATAAATCATTTCGCTTCCTTGGAGAAGGAGCCTATGGCGTCGTAGTCTCAGCAGTGGACACGATCACAGATAACAAAGTAGCTATAAAGAAACTCTCTCCTTTTGAGCATCAAACTTACTGTCAGAGAACGCTACGTGAAGTCAAAATTTTAACGCGATTCCAACATGagaatattattgatttaaaggACATCATTCTGGGTTATGGAAAGAACTCAGCTCCCAAG gaTCTTTATCTAGTACAAACACTCATGCAATGTGACTTGCTGAAACTCCTACGGAGTCAAAAGCTCAGTGGTGACCATGTATGCTATTTCCTATATCAAGTTCTACGTGGACTTAAATATATCCATTCGGCAAATGTCCTACATCGGGATCTGAAACCTTCCAATCTTTTACTCAATGCCAATTGCGATCTTAAAATTTGTGACTTTGGACTTTCAAGAATTGCTGATCCAGAGTATGATCATGCTGGTTGTCTTACAGAATACGTTGCTACTAGGTGGTATAGAGCACCAGAAGTTATGTTGGATGCCAAg TGCTACACTAAGGCCATGGATATGTGGAGTGTTGGATGCATATTCGCGGAAATGATGTCAAATAGACCCCTTTTCCCTGGAAGAAACTATTTGGATCAAATCACAAAGATCCAAGAGGTCTTGGGATCTCCAAAGTCCGAAGACGTCGAATTTATTCGTAATGCAAAGGCCAAGTCATTTGTATCAAATCTCCCACAACGTTCGCGCGTTGATTGGGACATTATGTTCCCCAAGGCTGAGACGGATGCTCTGGATCTCTTGAATCAACTCCTTGCTTTTAATCCCAATAAAAGGATTGGAGCTGTGGATGCACTCTCCCATGCATATCTTAAGAACTACTATGATCCAACAGATGAACCTTCAGCTAATAAGCCTTTTACATTCGACATGGAATTTGATGATTTACCTGTTCAAAAACTCACAGAGTATATTGTTGCAGAAGCAGAGGACTTTAATAAGCAAATTGGCAATCCAATTATTGTAAAAGCTGAGGAAAACAGTCAGTGCTAA